Genomic segment of Oceaniferula flava:
TTTTCCACCTGGCTGTTCCGCATCAGCCACAACGTCGTTTACGACTGGCTGCGCAAGCGCAAGATCCAAGGCGACGGAGAGCTCAACGATGAGATCTTCGACGCAGGAAAAATCGACCCCGGCGCGGCCACCACACCTCACCACGATGCCCGCCCTGACGAGGCCATGCAACGTGGCGAACTTCGCAGCCAACTGGAAGCCGCCATCGCCAAGCTCTCCGATCAACACCGCGAAGTCATCGTCCTGCGCGAGGTCCAGGGGCTCGACTACAAAGAAATCGCCGACATCACCAACAACTCGCTCGGCACCGTGATGAGTCGCTTGCACTACGCTCGGAAAAAGCTCCAAGCCATCCTCACCACCCGTTAAACTCCCCCCACTTTCCAACCACACACAAGCCATGAACAAAGCACCTGATGAAACCACACTCACCCTCTGGATGGACGGTGAGCTGCACGGCGACGAGCTCCAGAAGATGGAAGCTTATGCTAAGGAGCACCCGGAACTGCTCGCCGAGCGCGATGCCGTGCAGGCCATGAGCCGCAGCATTCAAGAGAACATCCCCGCCAGCGTGGAGCCTCCTTATCCGGACTTTTTCAACGAACGCATCCTCCACGCCATCGAAGCCGAACGCCCGGCCGAAGCCACCACCCCAGCCCCCACACGTGGTGGTGCCGGTATTTGGAAATGGCTTGCCGCCCCACTGGCTGCAGGTGCCATGGCTGCTTGTTTCTACCTCGGCACCCAGGTCAGCAGCCCGGCCACCGATGCAGGAATGGCCAGCACCAACACACCGGCCCCATCCACCGTCTACACTCCGGACAGCAGCGTGGAATCGAACATTTTCGTCGCCGGAGATCAGCAAACCACCGTCATCGTGCTCGAGGGACTCGAGGATGTGCCGGATGACATGAACATGGCAGGCGGACCGATCCAGGACCCGAACAGAGTCATGGTCAATACCGAGAACTACTACTAAGCACGACGCTATTCACCGCGACCTCTCCCCGCACCACCATGTTCGCCAAGACCTATCTCCTGTTTCTCCTTCTCCCCGTTCTTCTGGGGCTGGGATCCGGCATGGCCGCCGCCAAGGACTCAAAAAATGACGCCGGTAAGGAAAAGATCGGTAAGATCCAGGCCACCGTCTACTACGGCACCAACGGCTCGGTAGAAAATTTGGGACGAAATGCCACCCCGGTGCCGAAAGCCATCAGTGATAAACTCGGCAAGATCGAGAAGTTTCAATTCAGTCACTACCGCCAGTTGGGAAGCGATAGCCAACCGGTGCTGCGGAGTTACGAGAACTGGGTATCACCACTCAAGCCATCGGAGGAGATCATGCTTAGCTTTGAGTCGCGTGGGGTGACCCAAAAGACCAGCCTACGGCTCGACCTTGAACTTTGGCAACATCGCCGTAAGGTGATGAAAAGCGATCCGGTGCTGCACCCGAAACGTCCACTCTATATCCTCGGACCGAAGTGGCGCGAAGGCCGGCTGATCATCGCTGTGGAACTCATCTCACTGAATCGCCAATAACACACCATCATGGACCACCTTTTCCGCCGTTTTCTGCCCTGCTGTTTCCTACTTCTTGCCAGTCTCAGCAGCCAAGCCAAAAGTGGCCTCAGCTTCGATCAGCAAAGCACTGAAATCAAGGTGAAGGCCGATGCTCTGACCACCACGGTGCCGTTCAAGTTCGAGAACAAGAGCCAGGAAGCCGTTACCATCGCCCGCTGGGATTCTGCCTGCTCCTGCCTCAACGCCCGCATCAAGGATGGGAAAATGACCTATCAGCCCGGCGACAAAGGGCTGATCTTGATCGACTTCGAACTCGGTAGCTTTTCCGGTGTTCAGGAAAAGACCGTGATGCTCTGGACCAAGGACGACAGCCCGGAAAAACCATCCATCATTCTCACCGTCAAGATCCACATTCCAGTGCTCTTTGAAATCAGTCCGAAGACACTGTTCTGGGACCAAAATGGTAGCAAGGAAGCAAAGGTGATCAGTATCAAGGTGAACCATGATCAGCCGATCCATATCGCCAATCACAGCGGCACAAACGAGAGCTTCCCCTACACCTTGAAAACCGTCAAGGAGGGCAAGGAGTATGAACTCATCGTCACTCCAAGCGGTGTCAGCAGCCCAGCCTTTGGTTTGATTAAACTCACCACGGATGCCAAGATCAAACGCTACCAGCGGCAGCAGGCATTTGTCTGTGTGCGCCGTGCCAAGTAGTTTGGCAGGCTGGGCTTTAGAAAAGATCGAGAAGCCGGCAAGAGAGCGTAGCGCCGTAGCGCTGTGCTCCGAAAGATGGTAACCTCATCGCTGCGCAAACAGTTACTTCTCCCAGCCCATGGCCGCGATATCGATCAGCTCGATGAACGGCTGGTCCGGGCGACTGGTATTCCAGCGAAACGACATGATGCAGTAGCGTGCCTCTACATAAGGGAAATCGGCGCGCGGCCCGATGCGGTCCATCATGGGCGAGTTTTTACTGAGAAAGGCATCAAAAGCCGCTTGGCTGCGCGGATGGTCTTTGATCACGAATCGGATCATTCCATCTTTTAAATCCTCTGGCAGGTTTTTCGCCAGATCGGCCGTCCGGGCCTCCGCGACGCAGTGGAAAGTGGTGGTTTTCTTCGTCGGGTTCAGACCGAAGCTCTTGAGCCGTTTTTCATAATGCTCGAGAAAGGCATCACCATTCACTCTTGGAGGATGGATGCCGGGGCGCTCGACGACCTGCAACACCAGGCGCTGCCGTGAGCGAAGCTCTTCCTCATCTTCAAACGTCACGTAATAGCGATACTGCCGCATCTCGTCCTCCAAGCGCGGGATCATATCGGCGAAGTAGTTGGATTTTATCGGCTTCAATTTCCCCGCCAGCGCACTATTGGCCAGCTGCTCGGGCGTGTATCGGCTTTGGGTCATCACCTTCAAGCGCTCTTCGAGAGTGCTCGCATTGAGGAATTGATCCAGCACTTCATTGGCCAGAAAGCGCTGATCTTTCACCAAAGAACCCGCTTGTGGCGGGCTCTTGAGGTCGGTAGTAGGCGCTGGTTCCGCGCTGGTCTCGGTCACTGCATCCGGAGGTGCGGGAGTCGAGCTGGCAGGCGATGGCGGCATGAGATCAGGAAACTCACCCTCCGAGGATTCAGAACGGTTCTGGCCGGGAGGCGACTGCATAGTCTTCGGGTGCTCGACCGGAGTCGGCTTGGCTGGTGCCACATCCGCGGGAGCCTCGATGCTTGGTTCCTCAGGAGTTGGCGATGGCGTGTTCGGCGTGCCGGCGGGTTCCTTGGTCTCGGCTGG
This window contains:
- a CDS encoding anti-sigma factor family protein, with amino-acid sequence MNKAPDETTLTLWMDGELHGDELQKMEAYAKEHPELLAERDAVQAMSRSIQENIPASVEPPYPDFFNERILHAIEAERPAEATTPAPTRGGAGIWKWLAAPLAAGAMAACFYLGTQVSSPATDAGMASTNTPAPSTVYTPDSSVESNIFVAGDQQTTVIVLEGLEDVPDDMNMAGGPIQDPNRVMVNTENYY
- a CDS encoding DUF1573 domain-containing protein; the protein is MDHLFRRFLPCCFLLLASLSSQAKSGLSFDQQSTEIKVKADALTTTVPFKFENKSQEAVTIARWDSACSCLNARIKDGKMTYQPGDKGLILIDFELGSFSGVQEKTVMLWTKDDSPEKPSIILTVKIHIPVLFEISPKTLFWDQNGSKEAKVISIKVNHDQPIHIANHSGTNESFPYTLKTVKEGKEYELIVTPSGVSSPAFGLIKLTTDAKIKRYQRQQAFVCVRRAK